A region of the Desulfobacterales bacterium genome:
GCATGGCGCTGATCAAGCTCATCCGCCTGATCACCATGACCCTGGCCGGCGGCGGTTATCTCAATTTTATGGGGAATGAATTCGGACACCCGGACTGGATTGATTTTCCGCGCCAGGGAAACAACTGGTCGTATCATTATGCCCGGCGCCAGTGGCATCTGGCGGATGACCCGAACCTGAAGTATCAGTTTCTGTTGCGTTTCGACCGTGACATGATCGCTCTGGCAAAACAGTTCAGACTGCTGGAGACGCCGGAAATACAACTGCGCCATGAGCACAGCGATGATAAAATACTGGCGTTCAGCAGGGCCGGTCTGCTGTTCGTGTTCAACTTTCATCCGGCCGGTTCCCGTGCGGACTATCGCATCGGGGCGCCGCCGGGCAAATATGTGATGGTGTTTGACAGCGATGCCGCCATATACGGCGGGCACGGGCGGGTCGCCCCGGACCAGTTTCATTTTACCCTGACGGACAATGAGAAGATGGACAACCATTACCTGAGCCTTTATCTGCCGAACCGCACGGCCATTGCCCTGAAGCTGCTTTAGAACAACTTGCGGGGGTAAGCCCCACGAAATAGAAATGGCGCTTTAATACCGAAGAAAGGAACAACCCATGCGCGTCTTAAAAAGTATTTTTGATGACAACAGGAAATGGGCGGAAAATACAAAAAAATCTGATCCCGATTTTTTCGCGAATCTTTCAAAACAGCAAACCCCGGCGTATTTATGGATCGGCTGCTCCGACAGCCGCGTGCCGGCAAATACCATTACCGGTCTGCCGCCGGGTGACATATTTGTCCACCGCAATATTGCCAATGTCGTGATTCATACGGATTTGAATTGCTTGTCCGTTTTGCAATACGCCGTCGATGTGTTGAAGGTTAAGCACATCATTGTTTGCGGCCATTATGGCTGCGGCGGGATTAAAGCGGCCATGGGGAACAAACCCTATGGGCTGATTGACAACTGGCTGCGCCATATCAAGGATATCTATCGCTATCATGAAGCAAAACTCAACGCAGTCAGTGATGAACAAAAAAAATTCAATATGCTGTGTGAACTCAATGTGATTGAACAGGTGGCGAATGTGTGTCATACGACTATTGTTCAAAACGCATGGCGGCTTGGACAAGGACTGGCGGTGCATGGGTGGATCTACGGTATTGATGATGGGATATTAAGAGACCTGAATGTGTGTATCACGGGCCCGGACGACATAAACCCTATTCACAAGATGGCTTAACGGAAGAAGTAGGAATAATTCGAAAATGATCCTGATCAGTCTGATTCAGAACATTGCCATACTGGTGGCGTTCAGCGTATTGCACCAGATGGTTTTGCGAAGGCGGGAAAAGGGCACACTGCCGTACCAGATTCTTTCAGGGCTCCTCTTTGGCGGGGCGGGCGTCGTGGTGATGGCGACGACGTTTCAATTTGCGCCGGGCATCATCTTTGACAGCCGGTCGGTCATCCTGAGCATTGCGGGGCTGTTCGGCGGTCCAGCTGTTGCCGCTGCGGCCGCCGCGATCTGCGGTGCATTTCGCATCTGGCTGGGGGGGCCCGGCACCTGGGTCGGCATCATGGTCATCGCCGTATCCGCCTTGCTGGGAGTTGTCTTTCATTACCTGCGGGGCAAAGACGAACGCTATATGCATACCGGCTGGCTGGGCGGTTTCGGACTGCTGGTGCATATAATAGTGCTGGCGCTGTTTCTGGCCCTTTCCGGCGGTGTCGGATTCGAGGTGCTGCGTCGAATTTCTCTGCCGATACTCTTATTGTATCCTGCGGCAACCATATTGGTTTGTCGGATTTTTCTCGATCAGGAAGAACGCCTGTCGGCGGAAAAGGCGCTTTTAGAAAGCGAGGAAAAATATAAAATCCTTGCCGAAAGCTCTCAAACCGGCATTTATATCCATCAGGATGATAAGATCATATATGCCAACAACCGTTTTGCCGAATTGCATGGTTATGGCGTAGAAGAACTACTGAATATGAACTATTTTGATCTGCTGGATCCACATGACCGCGAGCGCGCCCAGGAAATTAAAGTGCAACGGCTCAGCGGGGGGGACGCCCCGCAACGCTATGAAGTCAAACGGATCAGAAAAGACGGCAAGACTTTATGGTGCGAAACGGTTGCGGTCCGCATCGAATATCAGGGCAAACCGGCCATCATGGGAAACATCGTTGATATTTCCGAACGCAAACTGGCAGAGGAGCAGCGGGATGGATTCGTCCTGAAGCTTCAGGAGGCGCTTTCCGAGGTGAAAACCCTGGGAGAGCTGCTGCCCATTTGCTCTCACTGCAAAAATATCCGCGATGACAAGGGGTATTGGAACAGAATCGAAGCCTTTATCCAGGAGCGTTCGGGGACCGAGTTCAGCCACAGCATCTGTCCGGAATGCGCCAAAAAGTATTATCCCGATTTTAAACTTTATGATGACTGAACAATTATGGGAATTGGCAAACTGCACGAAATATTTCCAACACGTTCGAGGATTGATTGAAGAACACTGCAGTCCCGCTTGGGCGGGACGGGGGATGCGCTCGCTGTGGCGGTTCATTACCGATCGAAAACAAAAGGGGCTCTCGCGCCATGACGGATGATGCAAAGATGAATGAGCGGAGGATACACCGGCGATATAAGGTAAAGGCGCAGGCATTTGCGGCGCTGGCTTCTCATTATCTCATCGGCCAGATAAAAAACATCAGCAAGGGGGGGATTTCGTTTACCTGCATCGCAAATGTTAAACCCGATTCACAAACATTCGAGATAGAGATATTCACACAGGACGACAAGTTTCATTTACGAGAGATACCTTTTAAGATCGTTTCAGCGGTTGATGTGGAAGACCGCATCCCTTCCAGCGCCCTGCAGAAGAAACAGATCAACGGGGTGTTTTTAGAACTGACCGACAGCCAGGTGTCACAACTGGAGTATTTTCTTGACAACTATATTTTGGCTGAAAATTGATCCTGTTGATCTGGGTTTTAATTATTGTTCGTACCAAAGAAATTGATCAGAATGGCGGCCAGCCGTGTTTCGAGAACGGTGTAGGAGTAATAGCGCTTTGCGATGGCATAATTCTGGTTGACCATTTTCTCGCGGCGTTCAGGAGATTTGAGCACTTCCTTTACTTTTTTAACGGTTTTTTTCGTCAGATATCCGTCCATGACCGCCAGATCAAATCCCCGGGGTTCAATGTCCCTTACAAAGATGGCGTAGCGATTGATCAGCAGGGGCTTTTTAAAATAAACCGCCTCCAGAAAAGCGTTGTCGAAGCCTTCGTACAAACTGGGATAGGTGATGAAATCGGCGTGGGGGTAGACATCCCAGAGGGACAGCCCCTTGTGGCGCTTCTCATGATCATTCAAGGGATCGGTAATCCGGGCCTTGACAATGCGAAGATCCACCCCGTGGCTGCGGGCTTCGGCTTTGAGCCAGTTCGCGTATTCATAGCCTTCATCCCCGGCCTCATGGGAGATGACCAGTTTAAAGCGTTTACTCTTCAGTTCCCTTACCAGCTCAATGGCATGTTCAATTCCCTTGCGCTGGACGATCCGGGTGGGTTGTAAAATGATGACGTCGTCAGGCGCCAGGCCGATGGATTCCCTGAACGTTTGCGTGCGTGCGCTGTCAACCCGGGGCGGGCTTTCAAATTCCAGGACATTGGGGATGATGACGGACGATATGCCGGTCCGAAGGGCCAGCTCCTCCTGGGCCGCGGAGTTGATGACGACGTGTTCAATATTGTGCAGGTTGGGGGGAAAGGCCATCCGCAGATAATCCCCAACGGCATTGATGGTGAACCGGACCCTTTCCCAGTAAAAATCATGATGATGGGCGATGGTGGGGATGAGTGTTTCCGCTATCGTTTCCGTAATGGCGATTCCCAGGGGGACATGCATGGGGATGGTCAGAACGTTTTCGGCAATGAGCAGGTCGATCCCGAACGTATCTATAAATTGAGTCAGTTTCTGTTTTAAGAGCGTTTTGAGTTCATGAATTGTGTCCGATGCAATGGGGCTGCGGGCCTTTTTGCCGAAGAGCTGTTCACTTAGCCATTCATTGCGTTCGTTTTTGAAATGCGCTTCCGGAACCATGAAGCTTCGCTCCGGCGCCCGGTCCAATTCACCGGCAAACCAGAAACAGTTGTGGCCGTTTCGCCGTAAAACAGCCGCCCATTTGCTGGATTCCATGGTGACGCCGTCGGTGCCGGCAAAGCGGGTGGAGACAAAACCGATATTTTTACCCATGCGATACCTTTTAAAACCTGAGCGTCCGTCTCAACCGGGCTGATAGACGGAGAGCTGAATATGATTCCTTTCCGAGGGTGTAAGCGGAAGGCCCTCGCACAAATGCGAATGGTTTTACCGGACAATCCATAATGCCATATCATCAAAATCGTTGACAACCTTGCGGGTGATGCTTCCCAGGCTATAATCCTCATCTGCAGAAAAGCCCTTTCTGCCCATGACGATCGTTCCGAAATCTCCCTTGCGGGCCGCTTTGAGGATGTCTGCGGCGGCACTGCGGCTGCCGTCGATTATTTTCGTACTGATCTGGCCGGGAGCAATGCCTCTGTCCAGAAGCAGACTTTCGGTCTTTTTCATGTTCGGCGCGATATCCTGTGCAGCAGCGTTTTTCCAAAGCGATTCCAGTTCGGCAGCGTTTTTTAAAAGTTCCTTGGGAACAAAACGCCTTAATTGCCGCTTGCTGTGGAAAAGGGTAATGCTGCAATCGGTTCCCGCAAGAATAAATCCGGCGTGATCTGCTGCCCGCAGGGCATTATCGGAGCTGTCGATTGCGATCAGAACGTTCCGGGATTTTATCGCGCCTTTGATAAGCCAGACCGGGCAGACTTTTGCGAATTCCAGCACTTTGCGGGCGGTTTCGCCCATAAAAAAGACTTCCAGCCGGCTCCGGCCACGGGTATTGACCACGATGGCATCCGATTGTTTGCTTGCGGCCCACCAGCAGATGTCATGGGCCGTTTCCTTTTCTTTTTTGCGGGAAACGGTTTCGATTCGGCTGGGACTGAACCCTTTGTCAACCAGTTTGGTTTTCGCTTCCGCCAGAATCGTTTCCGCCATCAGGCTGTTCTTTTTTTCAAGCTCTTTAAGCTTCCGGGCGGCATTTGGGTCTTTTTTACATTCATCTATCAGCAACGGCGGCAGCGAAGGCAGTATGTAAAGTAATACAATTTTTAAATCAGGGGCCGTACCGAAATACAGGTTCAAATAGTTCAGGGACCGAAGGGAATCACTGGAGCCGTCAATCGGTGTGATAATCATTTTCTTTGTTCTTTCCGCCATCAGAGGTCTCCTTAAACCTGAATAAATGCGTTGTGTTAATGATGCGGTTTGAATCCACATAATTAATTTTGCGGACTATTAAATCATGTCTTCGACGAATTGTCCAGAGCGGCTGGCGCCTTTTTTGGGTAATCTTCCCCCAGGAATTGAAAAAATGAGACGTCTGAAAGTTTGCGGGCATTGTACAAACCGAGCAGCAGCAGCAATGCCAGCGTGATAAAGTGCAACTCGGGGTGAACCAGCAGCATGCGGCCGATAAAATCCCATTGGAAGAGCCATACGCAGCCGATGGCCACACCAATCGTCCAGCCCAGCCGTTTTAGCGCGATGCGTTTGCCATCCCGGTCTATGGCCGTATAGGTCCGGTCGACAATGGTCGTCAACACCACCAGGGGCAGCAGCACCACATGCCCGGCGGGAGTGAAATGAAAATATTCCAGGATGGACACGGTCAGGGTCATCGAAACCGTCACCAGGGTAAAGATCACACTGAGCCGCGGGATTTTCAATAATTTTAAACCCGGCATAAGCGCCCGACCTCCGAAAGCGATAATGACCACGATAATGAATATGGTCATCGTCGTTCGCCAGTCGGCATATACGGCCGCCAGGGCCAGCAGGGTTGGGGTGAACGTCCCGATGGTTCGGATTCCCAGAATGTTTCGGGTAAATGTGGTTGCAAGGGCTCCCAGCGGCAGCAAAAGCAGCATGACCAGGGAAGACCGGGTGGAAAGCGGCAGCCTTGTGAGGTCAAAAACTTCTATAAAACGCTGCTCCGCGCTTCCCCTGAAACCGTGGGGGTTCTCGATATGGGTAATGGCATATTCCTGGGAAATCCGGGACCCATCCTTGATTCTTAGCATTTCGCTTCCGCCTCTTCGGACCGCAATGAAATTAGAAGGAAGCTCGTGGCGATATCCATTTTCAGGATCATACGGCAGCCAGGTATTATCCATGTAAGCTTCGATCCAGAAGTTCGGTTGGGCATCGGCCTTTTCAGAGAGCGCAAATCCGCTGATCAATCGGGCGGGAATTTTGCCGATTCGGCACAACGCAATCATTGTCCGGGCGCGTTCGAGGGCAGTCGCTTTTCGCTGCAGCAGCACATCGGCGACAGATCGGGGCGTGGTCGGGGCGGCAGCCGCTATTTTTTTCTCGCAGAAATCCGCTATGACGTCCAGGAGGTGGCGTTTATCGGTTTGGGCGGCAAACAATTTTTCAAACGCGGATTTCACCTGGTCGTTTTCAATCTGGGTCAGGGGATCATCACCGAGATAGAGTTCTCGGCCGGCGGCGGATAAGGTTTCTTTTTTCTGCGTCTTCTGCCGGTCTGCGGACGGGTCGCTGTAAAGTTGAAAGTCGGCTCTTAAATAAAACCGGCCAGGCTGGGGTGCGATAAACACGGCTTCGCGCAATTCACCGGCTTTGGGCCGCAAACGGGCCTGGCGCAGGCGGGGGTAGAAAAAATTTTGACCCAAATTTGGTCCGGGGGGAATCGACCGGCAGCGCCAGGTAAACCGCTGCCCCGCTCTGTTCCGCTTAGAAGTGGAACGCCAGCGTCATTTGCCAGACCTTGTCATGGAGCCGGGTGCCGCCGCGTTCCATCCATACGGTTCTCAGCGCAAAGGTGATGCAGCCGATTGCGATGAGGGCGCCGATGGCCGCCAGGGCGCCGGGGCGTTGTTTAATAAACGACATCGTTCTATCCGAAGGACCAAGCTGGATGATTAGGGGAAGCTGTCGTCCATCAATCATCAGAATCAAAGCATTTTAGACATTCTATGGCCGGTTGATTAAGTTAATGAAATGAACGAAAAAGTCAATTGTAAAACAGTCTAAAAATATTCTCCCGGCGCCGCCCTCTCTTTTATTCTGACAAATGCAACCAGGGCTCCATTTCCGTCCTGAAGTCGATTCTTAAATATTTATTTGATATCGGCTATCGTTATGATGTATGATGCCGCCGAAATCTTATAATTCTGATTATTTTCTTATTGACCGGGAAGCGCTATCAGCCCCGGGCGTCTATAACCCATCTAAGCGAATATCCCTTTGCTATTCATCTGAACTTGCAAAATTGAGGGCTATGATATCCAGAAGAGATAGGTTTTGCTTGCAACAACCGACAAATCGTTTTTGCTGATGGATTTTAACATATGACAGCCGTGAAAAACCAGAAATTAACCGCCGGATGGCGGGAATGGGTGGCGCTGCCGGATTTGAATATACCTGCCATCAAGGCCAAGATCGATACCGGCGCCAAGACGTCTTCGCTGCATGCCTTCGATATGGAGGTTTTCAAAACGGACAACGGACAAAAGGTGCGCTTTGGTATTCATCCCCTCCAGCGCAATACGGATATTGTGATTTATTGCGAGGCGGATATCAAGGAACTGCGAACCATTACTGATTCGGGCGGGCATCGCGAAGAGCGCTATGTTATCTGTACGACGCTGTCGCTGGGAAAT
Encoded here:
- the can gene encoding carbonate dehydratase, which translates into the protein MRVLKSIFDDNRKWAENTKKSDPDFFANLSKQQTPAYLWIGCSDSRVPANTITGLPPGDIFVHRNIANVVIHTDLNCLSVLQYAVDVLKVKHIIVCGHYGCGGIKAAMGNKPYGLIDNWLRHIKDIYRYHEAKLNAVSDEQKKFNMLCELNVIEQVANVCHTTIVQNAWRLGQGLAVHGWIYGIDDGILRDLNVCITGPDDINPIHKMA
- a CDS encoding PAS domain S-box protein → MILISLIQNIAILVAFSVLHQMVLRRREKGTLPYQILSGLLFGGAGVVVMATTFQFAPGIIFDSRSVILSIAGLFGGPAVAAAAAAICGAFRIWLGGPGTWVGIMVIAVSALLGVVFHYLRGKDERYMHTGWLGGFGLLVHIIVLALFLALSGGVGFEVLRRISLPILLLYPAATILVCRIFLDQEERLSAEKALLESEEKYKILAESSQTGIYIHQDDKIIYANNRFAELHGYGVEELLNMNYFDLLDPHDRERAQEIKVQRLSGGDAPQRYEVKRIRKDGKTLWCETVAVRIEYQGKPAIMGNIVDISERKLAEEQRDGFVLKLQEALSEVKTLGELLPICSHCKNIRDDKGYWNRIEAFIQERSGTEFSHSICPECAKKYYPDFKLYDD
- a CDS encoding PilZ domain-containing protein; translated protein: MTDDAKMNERRIHRRYKVKAQAFAALASHYLIGQIKNISKGGISFTCIANVKPDSQTFEIEIFTQDDKFHLREIPFKIVSAVDVEDRIPSSALQKKQINGVFLELTDSQVSQLEYFLDNYILAEN
- a CDS encoding glycosyltransferase family 4 protein, whose protein sequence is MGKNIGFVSTRFAGTDGVTMESSKWAAVLRRNGHNCFWFAGELDRAPERSFMVPEAHFKNERNEWLSEQLFGKKARSPIASDTIHELKTLLKQKLTQFIDTFGIDLLIAENVLTIPMHVPLGIAITETIAETLIPTIAHHHDFYWERVRFTINAVGDYLRMAFPPNLHNIEHVVINSAAQEELALRTGISSVIIPNVLEFESPPRVDSARTQTFRESIGLAPDDVIILQPTRIVQRKGIEHAIELVRELKSKRFKLVISHEAGDEGYEYANWLKAEARSHGVDLRIVKARITDPLNDHEKRHKGLSLWDVYPHADFITYPSLYEGFDNAFLEAVYFKKPLLINRYAIFVRDIEPRGFDLAVMDGYLTKKTVKKVKEVLKSPERREKMVNQNYAIAKRYYSYTVLETRLAAILINFFGTNNN
- a CDS encoding universal stress protein, whose protein sequence is MAERTKKMIITPIDGSSDSLRSLNYLNLYFGTAPDLKIVLLYILPSLPPLLIDECKKDPNAARKLKELEKKNSLMAETILAEAKTKLVDKGFSPSRIETVSRKKEKETAHDICWWAASKQSDAIVVNTRGRSRLEVFFMGETARKVLEFAKVCPVWLIKGAIKSRNVLIAIDSSDNALRAADHAGFILAGTDCSITLFHSKRQLRRFVPKELLKNAAELESLWKNAAAQDIAPNMKKTESLLLDRGIAPGQISTKIIDGSRSAAADILKAARKGDFGTIVMGRKGFSADEDYSLGSITRKVVNDFDDMALWIVR
- a CDS encoding 7TM domain-containing protein codes for the protein MGQNFFYPRLRQARLRPKAGELREAVFIAPQPGRFYLRADFQLYSDPSADRQKTQKKETLSAAGRELYLGDDPLTQIENDQVKSAFEKLFAAQTDKRHLLDVIADFCEKKIAAAAPTTPRSVADVLLQRKATALERARTMIALCRIGKIPARLISGFALSEKADAQPNFWIEAYMDNTWLPYDPENGYRHELPSNFIAVRRGGSEMLRIKDGSRISQEYAITHIENPHGFRGSAEQRFIEVFDLTRLPLSTRSSLVMLLLLPLGALATTFTRNILGIRTIGTFTPTLLALAAVYADWRTTMTIFIIVVIIAFGGRALMPGLKLLKIPRLSVIFTLVTVSMTLTVSILEYFHFTPAGHVVLLPLVVLTTIVDRTYTAIDRDGKRIALKRLGWTIGVAIGCVWLFQWDFIGRMLLVHPELHFITLALLLLLGLYNARKLSDVSFFQFLGEDYPKKAPAALDNSSKT
- a CDS encoding ATP-dependent zinc protease, with translation MTAVKNQKLTAGWREWVALPDLNIPAIKAKIDTGAKTSSLHAFDMEVFKTDNGQKVRFGIHPLQRNTDIVIYCEADIKELRTITDSGGHREERYVICTTLSLGNRQWPIEMTLARRDNMKYRMLLGRSALRGRYFIDLEKAYILGRTLSKSYAKDRGKRRTK